In Providencia sneebia DSM 19967, one DNA window encodes the following:
- the ispB gene encoding octaprenyl diphosphate synthase, translating into MNLESIIELTTEDMSAVNQAILSQLNSDVTLINQLGYYIVSGGGKRIRPMIAILAGRSLGYSGHKHIQVAALIEFIHTATLLHDDVVDESDMRRGKQTANAVFGNAASVLVGDFIYTRSFQMMTALDSMRVLKLMSEATNVIAEGEVMQLMNCNDPNITEETYMQVIYSKTARLFEAAAHASAILAQATPEQEKALQDYGRYLGTAFQLVDDLLDYDADNTQLGKNTGDDLNEGKPTLPLLHAMNHGTEAESALIRQAIEQGNGRHLLETVLATMKRCHSLEYTYSRAQEESQKAIDALSVLDDSIYKEALIALARIAISRHS; encoded by the coding sequence ATGAATTTAGAATCTATTATTGAACTGACCACCGAGGATATGTCAGCGGTAAACCAAGCGATCCTCAGTCAATTGAATTCAGACGTTACGCTAATTAACCAGCTTGGTTATTACATTGTTAGCGGTGGCGGTAAAAGGATCCGTCCAATGATCGCGATCCTTGCGGGTCGATCACTCGGCTACTCTGGACATAAACATATCCAAGTTGCCGCATTGATTGAGTTTATCCACACTGCAACATTACTCCATGATGATGTCGTTGATGAATCAGATATGAGGCGCGGTAAACAAACGGCTAATGCTGTTTTTGGTAACGCAGCAAGTGTTCTCGTGGGCGACTTTATTTATACTCGCTCATTTCAAATGATGACGGCACTTGACTCAATGCGTGTGCTTAAATTGATGTCAGAAGCGACTAATGTTATTGCTGAAGGTGAAGTCATGCAGTTGATGAACTGCAATGATCCTAACATTACTGAAGAAACTTATATGCAAGTTATCTACAGTAAAACCGCGCGTTTGTTTGAAGCCGCAGCACATGCCTCTGCCATTTTAGCGCAAGCAACCCCTGAGCAAGAAAAAGCACTACAAGATTATGGTCGCTATTTAGGTACAGCATTCCAGCTAGTCGATGATTTATTAGATTATGATGCTGATAATACCCAACTGGGTAAAAATACTGGGGATGATCTTAATGAAGGGAAACCTACTCTTCCACTTCTTCATGCGATGAATCATGGAACAGAAGCTGAGTCAGCCTTAATTCGCCAAGCCATAGAGCAAGGTAATGGCCGTCATTTATTAGAAACGGTTCTTGCGACAATGAAGCGGTGCCACTCACTAGAATATACATATTCTCGCGCCCAAGAAGAGTCACAAAAAGCCATTGACGCGCTGAGTGTACTAGATGACTCGATATATAAAGAAGCTTTGATTGCGCTTGCTCGCATTGCAATATCACGCCATTCATAA
- a CDS encoding DNA-binding protein, producing MKKMWFTAKELAGLEGLPTSPQGVNLMARREGWQNRRKRGVQGKAVEYCLESLPDEIQNQLNLCESPVYYQSKKTDALQVWVEAYYQLTEYERSKIVKYILRHGLSSLLEKIEVE from the coding sequence ATGAAAAAAATGTGGTTTACTGCAAAAGAATTAGCTGGTTTAGAAGGTTTACCGACTTCTCCTCAGGGAGTGAACCTGATGGCGAGAAGAGAAGGATGGCAAAATCGTCGTAAACGAGGTGTTCAAGGTAAAGCAGTAGAATATTGCCTAGAGAGTTTACCTGATGAGATCCAAAATCAGTTAAACCTTTGCGAATCACCGGTCTATTATCAAAGTAAAAAAACGGATGCTTTGCAAGTTTGGGTTGAAGCCTATTATCAGTTAACGGAATATGAACGTAGTAAGATTGTGAAATACATTTTGCGTCATGGCTTATCCTCTTTGTTAGAAAAGATAGAAGTAGAATAG
- a CDS encoding DNA-binding protein has product MQKEWLTAKELVGLNGLPMTTQGINAMARRENWVCRKRRGIQGKALEYHINSLPVDLFEPLSVYETPATYQVTQNENSIIWQEAYNQLSNEERNIILAFIMREGVISLVDLINKKMLSEK; this is encoded by the coding sequence ATGCAAAAAGAGTGGCTAACAGCGAAGGAGCTTGTGGGGTTAAATGGACTGCCCATGACGACACAAGGCATCAATGCCATGGCTAGACGTGAAAATTGGGTATGCCGCAAACGACGAGGGATACAAGGAAAGGCGTTGGAATATCATATTAATAGCCTACCTGTGGATTTATTTGAGCCACTTTCTGTTTATGAAACACCAGCAACCTATCAAGTAACACAAAATGAAAATTCGATTATTTGGCAGGAGGCTTATAACCAACTTTCAAATGAAGAGCGAAACATTATATTGGCATTTATTATGCGTGAAGGTGTCATTTCATTGGTGGATTTAATAAATAAAAAAATGCTTTCTGAAAAATAG
- a CDS encoding helix-turn-helix domain-containing protein encodes MILRKSDWHPADIIAALRKRGTTLAAISRHAGLSSSTLANALSRPWPKGEWIIANFLGIHPSEIWPSRYFNPITGERLERKGREKNQTVD; translated from the coding sequence ATGATTTTACGGAAATCAGATTGGCACCCAGCTGACATTATTGCCGCTTTGCGTAAAAGAGGAACAACATTAGCCGCAATATCACGGCATGCAGGTTTAAGCTCATCGACATTAGCCAATGCGCTATCGCGCCCTTGGCCGAAAGGTGAGTGGATCATTGCAAATTTTTTGGGAATACATCCATCTGAAATATGGCCAAGCCGTTATTTCAACCCAATTACAGGTGAACGATTAGAGCGAAAAGGTAGAGAAAAAAATCAAACTGTAGATTGA
- the mdh gene encoding malate dehydrogenase — translation MKVAVLGAAGGIGQALALLLKNQLPAGSELSLYDIAPVTPGVAADLSHIPTDVKVVGFSGEDATPALKGADVVLISAGVARKPGMDRSDLFNVNAGIVRNLVQQIAETCPKALVGIITNPVNTTVAIAAEVLKKAGVYDKNRLFGVTTLDIIRSNTFVAELKGKKTHEIEVPVIGGHSGVTILPLLSQIPGVTFTDEEVAALTKRIQNAGTEVVEAKAGGGSATLSMGQAAARLGLSLIRGLQGEPNVIECVYTEGDGEHARFFAQPVLLGKNGIEKHISFGQLSDFEQKALKEMLDVLKKDIELGEKFING, via the coding sequence ATGAAAGTTGCAGTCCTAGGTGCAGCAGGTGGTATTGGTCAGGCTTTAGCCCTTCTTCTTAAAAACCAGCTCCCAGCAGGTTCAGAACTCTCTCTCTATGACATCGCTCCAGTAACTCCGGGTGTCGCTGCTGACCTTAGTCATATCCCTACTGATGTAAAAGTTGTTGGTTTTTCAGGTGAAGATGCGACTCCAGCGCTGAAAGGTGCTGATGTTGTCCTGATCTCCGCGGGTGTTGCGCGTAAACCGGGTATGGATCGTTCAGATCTGTTTAATGTTAACGCAGGGATCGTCCGTAATTTGGTGCAACAAATTGCAGAAACATGCCCAAAAGCATTGGTTGGTATCATCACTAACCCAGTTAATACTACCGTTGCTATCGCAGCAGAAGTATTGAAAAAAGCCGGTGTTTACGACAAAAACCGTCTATTTGGTGTAACAACACTGGATATCATCCGTTCAAATACTTTTGTTGCTGAATTGAAAGGTAAGAAAACGCATGAAATTGAAGTGCCAGTTATCGGTGGTCACTCAGGCGTCACTATTCTGCCATTGTTATCACAAATCCCTGGCGTAACCTTCACAGATGAAGAAGTTGCTGCACTCACCAAACGTATTCAAAATGCTGGTACTGAAGTTGTAGAAGCAAAAGCGGGTGGCGGATCTGCGACATTGTCCATGGGACAAGCGGCTGCACGTCTAGGCTTATCACTTATTCGTGGTCTACAAGGCGAGCCTAACGTAATTGAGTGTGTTTACACTGAAGGTGATGGTGAGCATGCACGTTTCTTTGCTCAGCCTGTTCTTCTTGGCAAAAATGGTATTGAAAAACATATCTCTTTCGGTCAGCTAAGTGACTTCGAGCAAAAAGCACTGAAAGAAATGTTAGATGTACTGAAAAAAGATATTGAATTAGGTGAAAAATTCATTAATGGCTAA
- the argR gene encoding transcriptional regulator ArgR has translation MRTPSKQEDLVKAFKALLKEEKFSSQAEIVVALQEQGFENINQSKISRMLTKFGAVRTRNAKMEMVYCLPTEPGVPTATSPLKNLVLDIDYNNSVVVIRTSPGAAQLIARLLDSLGKAEGILGSIAGDDTIFSTPANEFTTKELYEAILALFDQEL, from the coding sequence ATGCGTACACCGTCTAAACAAGAAGACTTGGTTAAGGCTTTTAAAGCCCTACTTAAAGAAGAAAAATTTAGTTCCCAAGCAGAGATTGTCGTTGCTCTTCAGGAACAAGGTTTTGAAAATATTAATCAATCCAAAATCTCCAGAATGTTAACCAAGTTTGGTGCAGTGCGTACTCGTAACGCTAAAATGGAAATGGTTTATTGTTTACCCACTGAACCGGGCGTTCCAACTGCAACAAGCCCATTAAAAAATCTCGTATTGGATATTGATTATAATAATTCTGTGGTTGTGATAAGAACAAGCCCAGGTGCAGCACAATTGATTGCGCGCTTGTTGGACTCTTTAGGTAAAGCAGAAGGGATTTTAGGCAGTATTGCTGGGGATGATACCATTTTTTCAACACCAGCTAATGAATTTACGACCAAAGAACTTTATGAAGCCATTCTGGCTCTATTTGATCAAGAATTGTAG
- the mpl gene encoding UDP-N-acetylmuramate:L-alanyl-gamma-D-glutamyl-meso-diaminopimelate ligase — MHIHILGICGTFMGSLAILARSLGHKVTGSDANVYPPMSTLLEQQGIELIQGYDPSQLEPEPDMVVIGNAMTRGNPCVEAVLERGLTYTSGPQWLHDHVLPERWVLAVAGTHGKTTTAGMLAWILEDCGYKPGFLIGGVPGNFDVSAKLGESPFFVIEADEYDCAFFDKRSKFVHYSPKTLVLNNLEFDHADIFDNLEAIQKQFHHLVRIVPGSGKIFMPDNDANLKQVIGMGCWSEQELIGEHGEWQANKLNHDSSHYEVFYQQEKVGEVNWSQVGNHNMNNGLMAIAAAHHVGVPANEACLALNSFVNARRRLELRGMEHGVSVYDDFAHHPTAILATLEALRSKVGGTSRIIAVLEPRSNTMKMGISKNDIAPALGRADEVFLFQPTNIPWMVTEIAENCVQPARWSADIDALANMVIEEAQPGDHILVMSNGGFGDIHNKLLTGLKKKAEAQHDE, encoded by the coding sequence ATGCACATACATATTCTGGGTATCTGCGGTACATTTATGGGAAGTTTGGCAATATTGGCTCGTTCATTAGGGCATAAAGTCACAGGCTCTGATGCGAACGTGTACCCACCAATGAGTACGCTTCTTGAACAGCAAGGAATTGAATTGATTCAAGGTTATGATCCTAGTCAATTAGAACCTGAACCAGATATGGTAGTGATTGGTAATGCAATGACGCGAGGTAATCCTTGTGTGGAAGCTGTATTAGAAAGAGGACTAACTTATACCTCAGGTCCTCAGTGGCTTCATGATCATGTTCTTCCTGAACGTTGGGTACTTGCAGTTGCTGGAACGCATGGAAAGACGACAACAGCAGGTATGCTCGCATGGATCCTTGAAGATTGTGGTTATAAGCCCGGTTTTCTCATTGGTGGTGTTCCCGGAAATTTTGATGTTTCAGCTAAATTAGGTGAAAGCCCATTTTTTGTGATTGAAGCAGATGAATATGATTGTGCCTTTTTTGATAAGCGTTCTAAATTTGTTCACTATAGTCCAAAAACGTTGGTACTGAATAACCTCGAATTTGATCATGCAGATATTTTCGATAACCTCGAAGCTATCCAAAAACAATTCCATCATTTAGTGCGCATTGTTCCCGGTAGCGGGAAAATTTTTATGCCTGATAATGATGCAAATTTGAAGCAAGTCATTGGCATGGGATGCTGGAGCGAGCAAGAATTGATTGGTGAGCATGGTGAATGGCAGGCCAATAAACTTAATCATGATAGCAGCCATTACGAAGTGTTCTACCAACAAGAAAAAGTGGGTGAAGTTAATTGGTCCCAAGTCGGTAATCACAACATGAATAATGGGCTGATGGCCATTGCTGCGGCGCACCATGTTGGTGTTCCTGCAAACGAAGCTTGTCTTGCATTGAATTCATTTGTGAATGCTCGTCGCCGTTTAGAATTACGTGGCATGGAACATGGTGTGAGTGTATATGATGATTTTGCACATCATCCAACAGCAATATTGGCAACGTTAGAAGCATTACGCAGTAAAGTTGGCGGAACTTCCCGTATTATTGCTGTACTTGAGCCGCGTTCCAATACGATGAAAATGGGGATCAGCAAGAATGATATTGCGCCAGCATTAGGCCGTGCTGATGAAGTGTTCCTATTCCAACCAACCAATATCCCTTGGATGGTTACTGAAATTGCTGAAAACTGTGTACAACCTGCGCGTTGGAGTGCAGACATTGATGCTTTAGCAAATATGGTTATTGAAGAAGCCCAGCCTGGAGATCATATTCTTGTCATGAGCAATGGTGGTTTTGGGGATATCCATAATAAATTATTAACGGGTTTGAAGAAGAAAGCTGAAGCACAGCATGATGAGTAA
- a CDS encoding fimbrial protein — protein MKRIKEIILVIFTFILIPNISYSNGGYNQTIIHIYGSILSAPCKVKNDVVNVEFGDIIGKYLYLHERTPSIPFYIELEDCRTNIADSVIVSFSGNPSYGDGLDGFLALDSNSVATGVAVGIEMENGQFLSLMDESKAIGLIEGDNILPFKAFVQGDETVLKNKSLGFGEFWATATFILEYL, from the coding sequence ATGAAAAGAATAAAGGAAATAATTTTAGTTATATTTACTTTTATCCTTATACCTAATATTTCCTATTCTAATGGGGGATACAACCAAACTATTATTCATATTTATGGTTCAATTCTATCAGCACCTTGTAAAGTAAAAAATGATGTTGTTAATGTAGAATTTGGTGACATTATTGGTAAGTATCTTTATTTACACGAAAGAACACCGAGCATTCCTTTTTATATTGAATTAGAAGATTGCAGAACTAATATAGCTGATTCAGTTATTGTCAGTTTTTCTGGAAATCCATCTTATGGCGATGGTTTAGATGGCTTTCTTGCACTAGATAGTAATAGTGTGGCTACTGGTGTGGCGGTTGGAATAGAAATGGAAAATGGTCAATTTCTCTCTCTAATGGACGAATCAAAGGCCATAGGCTTAATTGAAGGTGACAACATATTACCTTTTAAAGCGTTTGTTCAAGGTGATGAAACAGTTTTAAAAAATAAATCGCTCGGATTTGGTGAATTTTGGGCAACGGCAACATTCATATTGGAATATCTATAA
- a CDS encoding fimbrial protein yields MKLSNFILYKIVGLVVFSLSLNAIAQKDLNQTLYRPFSSSEGIDGARGQLYVYGSLVESPCKLAMTSKYQEVDLGVIGTAELQNVGRINKSTPFTIELLDCIRTPATSIDERLGTSFWSHIQPSVKIKFYAKTVPNNPNLVSVTNAEGFGLAILGQDKKIVPLGEYVTPEFLQPGQNILTYYLAPIRISQELKANSYRAIIYFELDYE; encoded by the coding sequence ATGAAGCTATCAAATTTTATTTTATATAAAATTGTCGGATTAGTTGTTTTTTCATTATCTTTAAATGCAATTGCACAGAAAGATTTAAATCAAACATTATACCGGCCATTTTCTAGCTCAGAAGGTATTGATGGGGCTAGGGGACAACTTTATGTTTATGGATCTTTAGTTGAAAGTCCTTGTAAGTTGGCAATGACATCAAAATATCAAGAAGTCGATTTAGGTGTTATAGGCACTGCTGAATTACAAAATGTAGGAAGAATAAATAAATCTACACCTTTTACTATTGAATTATTAGATTGTATTAGAACTCCAGCTACTTCAATAGATGAAAGATTAGGAACTTCTTTTTGGAGCCATATTCAACCATCCGTAAAAATTAAGTTTTATGCTAAAACGGTACCTAATAATCCTAATTTAGTTTCTGTTACTAATGCCGAGGGTTTCGGTTTAGCCATTCTTGGTCAAGATAAAAAAATAGTTCCATTAGGTGAATACGTTACACCTGAATTTCTACAGCCCGGACAGAATATTCTTACTTATTATTTAGCACCAATACGAATCTCTCAAGAATTAAAAGCAAATAGTTATCGTGCGATTATTTATTTTGAGCTAGATTATGAATAG
- a CDS encoding fimbria/pilus periplasmic chaperone translates to MTILNKKICIGLLCAISVNAQAALSLDRTRIIFEGDKKSVSLNISNSSEKLPYLAQAWIENDKGVKIQTPFVVVPPVQRVEPGKPTQVKIESINATQALPQDRESVFYFNLREIPPKSEKANVLQLALQTKIKLFYRPEKLIMSGTDVINNPWQEKVKLQENSSNYTIENPTPYYVTIINIAKDDKSKTDPNFNPVMLEPFGKDTINVNPLTLGSHPVLTYINDYGGRSQVHFSCVSKKCVVKEKG, encoded by the coding sequence ATGACTATTCTAAATAAAAAAATTTGTATTGGATTACTGTGTGCAATTTCTGTGAATGCACAAGCAGCACTTTCTTTAGATCGCACTCGAATCATATTTGAAGGAGATAAAAAATCTGTTTCCTTGAATATTTCAAATAGTAGTGAAAAATTACCTTATCTTGCTCAAGCATGGATTGAGAATGATAAAGGCGTAAAAATTCAAACGCCATTTGTTGTTGTTCCTCCTGTTCAAAGAGTTGAACCAGGGAAGCCAACACAAGTTAAAATCGAATCAATTAATGCAACTCAGGCATTACCGCAAGATAGAGAAAGTGTGTTCTATTTTAATTTAAGAGAAATTCCACCTAAAAGTGAAAAAGCGAATGTTTTACAATTAGCATTGCAAACTAAAATTAAACTTTTTTATAGACCAGAAAAGTTAATTATGAGTGGAACAGATGTTATTAATAATCCATGGCAAGAAAAAGTTAAGTTACAAGAAAATAGTAGTAATTACACAATTGAAAATCCAACGCCATATTATGTTACTATTATTAATATTGCAAAGGATGATAAAAGTAAAACAGACCCTAATTTTAATCCAGTTATGCTAGAACCATTTGGTAAAGATACTATAAATGTGAATCCGCTAACATTAGGTTCTCATCCTGTGCTGACTTATATTAATGACTATGGTGGACGTTCACAGGTTCATTTTTCTTGTGTCAGTAAAAAGTGTGTCGTGAAAGAAAAAGGCTAA
- a CDS encoding FimD/PapC C-terminal domain-containing protein, giving the protein MKLMVAIRLTDGSYPPFASQVTNLKNRNTGMVGEFGNAYISGINPNETMIVSWGEDKKCQINFPNKIENNGQSLILACSNIIE; this is encoded by the coding sequence ATGAAATTAATGGTTGCTATTAGATTAACAGATGGGAGTTATCCGCCTTTTGCTTCTCAAGTCACTAATTTAAAAAATAGAAATACAGGTATGGTTGGTGAATTTGGGAATGCTTATATATCGGGTATTAATCCAAATGAAACAATGATAGTAAGTTGGGGGGAAGATAAAAAATGTCAAATTAATTTCCCAAATAAAATAGAAAATAATGGACAGTCTTTAATTCTAGCATGTTCAAATATTATTGAATAA
- a CDS encoding fimbrial protein has product MKKLMPLLSLFLISFNIYASAIQGFGRVNMKGTIVETPCLIDTGSDDQSINLGVIPISYISQNGASQEKKFSIKLIDCQLVSSVNENIQWENFEVTFNGASKGNYYTVNGDARGVVLQIKDINDQTAVPGKSMDKIKISSGDMFLDYKIRLVADGSDVRAGDFHTIIIYKISYY; this is encoded by the coding sequence ATGAAAAAATTAATGCCTCTTTTATCACTATTTTTAATTTCTTTTAATATTTACGCATCTGCTATTCAGGGATTTGGTCGGGTGAATATGAAAGGAACTATAGTTGAAACACCTTGTTTAATTGATACAGGTAGTGATGATCAATCTATAAATTTAGGTGTTATTCCAATTTCATATATATCTCAAAACGGTGCTTCACAAGAAAAGAAATTTTCAATTAAATTGATTGATTGCCAATTAGTTTCATCCGTGAATGAAAATATTCAATGGGAAAATTTTGAGGTTACATTTAATGGAGCTAGTAAAGGTAATTATTATACTGTTAATGGAGATGCAAGAGGGGTTGTTTTACAAATAAAAGATATTAATGACCAAACTGCTGTGCCAGGTAAAAGTATGGATAAAATAAAAATCTCATCTGGCGATATGTTTTTAGATTATAAAATTAGGCTTGTTGCTGATGGCTCTGATGTAAGAGCAGGTGATTTTCATACTATTATTATTTATAAAATTAGCTATTACTGA
- a CDS encoding fimbrial protein — MKKVIFATLITAAMSSSAFAAGQQGQGSGQVKFHGYIIDAPCSIESPNPIEVDFGQISRKVLAANNNTGESHIETFSIELADCDVSDLADKQVTTTFSFTDAGADTNLVGFDGKDSMGAGIAIISGNNKVENNVATKPHKLQTGPNSLEFSSYVKGLGGTGDNAVKVGEFYATANFTLAYQ; from the coding sequence ATGAAAAAGGTTATTTTTGCTACTTTGATTACTGCTGCAATGAGTTCATCAGCCTTTGCTGCTGGCCAACAAGGTCAAGGTTCAGGACAAGTTAAATTCCATGGTTATATTATTGATGCACCATGCTCAATTGAATCACCAAATCCAATTGAAGTCGATTTTGGTCAAATTTCTCGTAAAGTACTGGCTGCTAATAACAACACTGGTGAAAGCCATATCGAAACATTTAGCATTGAATTGGCTGACTGTGATGTTAGTGATTTAGCTGACAAACAAGTTACCACTACATTTAGTTTCACTGATGCAGGTGCAGATACTAACCTAGTTGGATTTGATGGAAAAGATTCTATGGGTGCTGGTATTGCAATCATTTCAGGGAATAATAAAGTAGAAAACAATGTTGCAACTAAACCACATAAATTACAAACAGGTCCTAACTCTCTTGAGTTTTCTTCTTATGTGAAAGGTTTAGGCGGTACAGGTGATAATGCTGTCAAAGTTGGTGAGTTCTACGCAACAGCAAACTTTACCCTAGCATACCAATAA
- a CDS encoding helix-turn-helix domain-containing protein, whose translation MTGKELACLLDISQQQISRYECGVCNITVDNLIIILDILNVSVDEFFKKVYLNVFDSEEPEAKKFFNPFVLMDN comes from the coding sequence ATGACCGGAAAAGAATTAGCATGCTTATTAGATATATCACAGCAACAAATATCTAGATATGAATGTGGAGTTTGTAATATTACTGTAGATAATCTAATTATTATATTAGATATTCTCAATGTATCTGTTGATGAATTTTTCAAAAAAGTATATCTAAATGTTTTTGATAGTGAAGAACCAGAAGCTAAAAAATTCTTTAATCCATTTGTTTTAATGGATAATTAA
- the fbp gene encoding class 1 fructose-bisphosphatase, whose protein sequence is MKTLGEFIVDKQQDFPHATGELTALLSAIKLGAKIIHRDINKAGLVDILGTSGVSNVQGEVQMKLDLYANEKLKAALKARGEVAGIASEEEDEIVIFEGDRAENAKYVVLMDPLDGSSNIDVNVSVGTIFSIYHRITPIGQSVTEADFLQPGYRQVAAGYVVYGSSTMLVYTTGCGVHAFTYDPSLGVFCLSHERVMFPAEGKMYSINEGNYIKFPMGVKKYIKYCQEQDEATGRPYTTRYIGSLVADFHRNLLKGGIYIYPSTASHPKGKLRLLYECNPIAFLAEQAGGKASNGHERILDIIPSELHQRAPFFVGTKSMVEKAESFMREFPDAE, encoded by the coding sequence ATGAAAACATTAGGCGAATTCATCGTCGATAAGCAACAAGATTTTCCTCATGCAACCGGAGAACTGACAGCATTACTGTCAGCAATCAAACTGGGCGCTAAAATTATTCATCGCGATATTAACAAAGCTGGATTGGTCGATATCCTAGGCACAAGTGGTGTTTCAAACGTGCAAGGTGAAGTCCAAATGAAACTTGACCTGTATGCTAATGAAAAACTGAAAGCGGCTTTGAAAGCACGCGGGGAAGTTGCAGGTATTGCCTCTGAAGAAGAAGATGAAATCGTTATTTTTGAAGGTGATCGTGCAGAAAATGCTAAGTATGTCGTATTAATGGACCCATTGGATGGTTCTTCTAATATTGATGTAAACGTTTCCGTTGGAACCATTTTCTCTATTTACCACCGCATTACGCCAATTGGTCAATCTGTTACTGAAGCCGATTTCTTACAACCCGGTTATCGCCAAGTTGCAGCGGGATATGTAGTTTATGGTTCATCCACCATGTTGGTTTATACAACGGGTTGTGGTGTTCATGCATTTACCTATGATCCATCACTAGGCGTATTTTGCTTATCTCATGAAAGAGTCATGTTCCCAGCCGAAGGTAAAATGTATTCCATAAACGAAGGAAACTATATTAAGTTCCCTATGGGTGTGAAGAAATACATTAAATACTGCCAAGAACAAGATGAAGCAACTGGTCGTCCTTATACGACACGTTATATTGGTTCATTAGTTGCTGATTTCCATCGTAACTTGCTCAAAGGTGGTATTTACATTTATCCAAGCACTGCAAGTCATCCTAAAGGTAAATTACGTTTACTTTATGAGTGCAACCCAATTGCTTTCCTTGCTGAACAAGCAGGCGGTAAAGCAAGCAATGGGCATGAGCGTATTCTCGATATTATTCCAAGTGAACTTCACCAACGTGCGCCATTCTTTGTCGGCACAAAATCTATGGTTGAGAAAGCTGAATCATTTATGCGTGAATTCCCAGACGCTGAATAA
- the ppa gene encoding inorganic diphosphatase yields MSLNNVPAGKDLPEDIYVIIEIPANADPIKYEVDKESGALFVDRFMSTAMFYPCNYGYINNTLSLDGDPVDVLVPTPYPLQPGSVIRCRPVGVLKMTDESGEDAKLVAVPHTKLSKEYDHIKDVNDLPELLRAQITHFFEHYKDLEKGKWVKVDGWEDVEAAKAEIVSSFERAAKK; encoded by the coding sequence ATGAGCCTGAACAATGTACCGGCAGGTAAAGATCTGCCTGAAGATATCTACGTTATTATCGAAATTCCTGCTAACGCAGATCCTATCAAATACGAAGTTGATAAAGAATCCGGTGCTCTGTTTGTAGACCGTTTCATGTCTACTGCTATGTTCTACCCATGTAACTATGGTTACATTAACAACACACTATCTCTTGATGGTGACCCAGTTGACGTTCTTGTTCCAACACCTTATCCATTACAACCAGGTTCAGTGATCCGCTGCCGCCCTGTTGGCGTGTTGAAAATGACTGATGAATCAGGTGAAGATGCTAAATTGGTTGCTGTACCACATACCAAACTGAGCAAAGAATATGACCACATTAAAGATGTGAATGATTTGCCAGAATTGCTGCGTGCACAAATCACGCATTTCTTTGAGCATTACAAAGATTTAGAAAAAGGTAAATGGGTTAAAGTTGATGGTTGGGAAGATGTTGAAGCTGCTAAAGCAGAAATTGTCTCATCTTTCGAACGCGCTGCTAAAAAATAA
- a CDS encoding gamma-glutamylcyclotransferase family protein encodes MRVIVYGSLRRKQGNHHWMTNAQLLGEHKLDGYEIYDLGYYPAVVKGDGVIECEVYRIDPSILTELDELKKNSQDYVRELIPTPYGNAWIYLYRHSVDGLRRIKSGDWLKRDEEQ; translated from the coding sequence ATGCGAGTAATTGTTTATGGCAGTTTAAGGCGTAAGCAAGGAAATCACCACTGGATGACGAATGCTCAACTACTAGGAGAGCATAAGTTAGATGGTTATGAGATTTATGATCTTGGGTATTATCCTGCTGTCGTCAAAGGAGACGGTGTGATTGAATGCGAGGTTTATCGTATTGATCCATCTATTTTAACTGAGTTAGATGAGCTAAAGAAAAATTCGCAAGACTATGTTCGGGAGTTAATCCCAACGCCTTATGGTAATGCTTGGATTTATCTTTATCGTCATTCTGTTGATGGTTTACGCCGCATTAAAAGTGGTGATTGGTTGAAACGCGACGAAGAACAGTAA